Part of the Corynebacterium caspium DSM 44850 genome, GCAGTAGCTTGGTTTGTTTATGCCAGCACCGCAGTGCTGTTTTATGTTTGCTGTGCTTTGGCCTTAGCTAAAGGTTCTCGCAAGCTGCTTATCCCAGCTGTTTTAGCAGCAATTTTAGGGTTTGTGGGCAGCTATAATATTGAGTTCCAAATATATCCCACTGTACGTTCTTTATCCCCAGTGCCTGCCGCGGCAAAAATGAATTTAGAAGAATTTCAAGCCCAAACTAAAACGCCTATAATTCATGGACGAGCTGTCGGGGCGCAGGTCAATTTGGAAATACCCGGCGTGATTTCTGGATTTAAAGCCCGCGAGGCCATGGCTTATATTCCACCGAGCTATTGGACTCAGCCAAATAAATTATTGCCGGTAATTATATTAATGCATGGTAATCCAGGAGAACCGGGAGTGTGGTTCAATAATGGGGAAGTCGGAGAAATCGCTGATATTTACCAAATTGCAAATAACGGGGTGGCCCCGATAATTATTAGCGTAGATGCCACCGGTTCTTATGCAGGAAATCCCATTTGTATTGATGGTCCAGAGCTAAAAATCCACACATATTTAACCCAAGATGTGCCCACCCAGGTGCGCCAAATTTTCCGGGTGCAGCCAGATACTAAATATTGGACCATCGGAGGTCTAAGCTATGGCGGTACCTGTGCACTACAGGTAATAACTAATGCGCCGGAAGTTTATGGCAGTTTCTTGGATTTTTCCGGACAGCCAGAGCCCAGTGTCGGCAATCATGAAGATACCGTGCGAGAGTTTTTTAATAATGATGAAAAGGCCTTTAACGCGGTGGATCCAGCACATCTTTTAAACCAGGCAGCAGAGCTTGGGAGTGACCGCTACCACCACATAGGCGGCATCTTTATAAGTGGCACAAATGATAACGAAGCTAAAGTGGCACTCCAACGCTTAAATGAATTAGCCCAAGCAGCCGGCATGGATACCACTTATGGGGAAGTTCCAGGCGGCCACGATTATAAAACTTGGCGTCAAGCCTTTGCCCAAAGCTTGCCCTGGGCAGCTGTGCGGGGAGGTCTTTAATGCCAATACAGGCCCTAAAAAAGCTGCCGCTAAGTAGCTACCCCTTAAGCATCGTTCTAGCAATAGTGCTGGTAGTGGCCTATATTGTGCCATATTTTCTAGGGCACCGGCCAGCTGAAATATATGGGGTATCGCTACCTTATAACCCCGCAGATCTGCGCTCCTTAAGTGCTGGAATTACCACTGCCAATTTGCCAGCGCTAATACTGATGCTCTTGTTCATGCCAGTGCTAGCCTTTCGCGCCGAAGGCACCCTAGGCACCAAACGCTTTGGCTGCGCCATATTTCTAAGCCAAGTAATTG contains:
- a CDS encoding alpha/beta hydrolase, which codes for MFHPSLLALAGPKAIVLVTVLLVFALLVALWAALRPPSQDSGPNKWRLLALPIAGIVLIAWGLLSLWWKPFGEAVAWFVYASTAVLFYVCCALALAKGSRKLLIPAVLAAILGFVGSYNIEFQIYPTVRSLSPVPAAAKMNLEEFQAQTKTPIIHGRAVGAQVNLEIPGVISGFKAREAMAYIPPSYWTQPNKLLPVIILMHGNPGEPGVWFNNGEVGEIADIYQIANNGVAPIIISVDATGSYAGNPICIDGPELKIHTYLTQDVPTQVRQIFRVQPDTKYWTIGGLSYGGTCALQVITNAPEVYGSFLDFSGQPEPSVGNHEDTVREFFNNDEKAFNAVDPAHLLNQAAELGSDRYHHIGGIFISGTNDNEAKVALQRLNELAQAAGMDTTYGEVPGGHDYKTWRQAFAQSLPWAAVRGGL